A stretch of Bacillus pseudomycoides DNA encodes these proteins:
- a CDS encoding MarR family winged helix-turn-helix transcriptional regulator produces the protein MLQYEHFLDLLLDNAKKFFYPEEWVSLDLSLSKTEIFCLLWMERNTDITMTRITELLDIPMSTTTGVVNRLVKKGYIERYRNESDRRIVLIRLTETGIRLVQEVKQNAAHYFNLVTEALSEEEKTFLLQIFQKIMNHIAMSQQKQVEKLSTPKMKNIPIE, from the coding sequence TTGTTGCAATATGAACATTTTTTAGACTTACTGCTAGATAACGCCAAGAAGTTTTTCTATCCAGAAGAATGGGTGAGCCTTGATTTATCACTTTCTAAAACAGAAATATTCTGTCTGCTATGGATGGAGCGAAATACAGATATTACGATGACGAGGATCACGGAACTCCTTGACATTCCAATGAGCACAACGACAGGTGTTGTGAATCGGCTTGTAAAAAAAGGATATATTGAGCGCTATCGGAATGAAAGTGATCGACGTATTGTCTTAATTCGCTTAACCGAAACAGGAATACGACTTGTTCAAGAAGTGAAACAGAATGCAGCTCATTACTTTAACCTTGTGACAGAAGCATTATCCGAAGAAGAAAAAACATTCTTACTACAAATCTTCCAAAAGATTATGAATCATATCGCTATGTCACAACAAAAACAAGTGGAAAAGCTTTCTACACCTAAGATGAAAAACATTCCGATCGAATAA
- a CDS encoding YiaA/YiaB family inner membrane protein: MRRRNTQAFTFLAWTSFVCALSGMLIGIYTLDETLSVKGYYLIGTLFLTMSCFVLQKTIRDNEEDNERFPKSKPLDKE; the protein is encoded by the coding sequence ATGAGAAGGAGAAATACGCAAGCGTTCACATTTTTAGCATGGACTTCGTTTGTTTGTGCACTTTCAGGTATGTTAATTGGTATTTATACATTAGATGAAACGCTTAGTGTAAAAGGGTACTATTTAATCGGTACATTATTTTTAACAATGTCATGTTTTGTATTGCAAAAAACAATTCGTGATAATGAGGAAGATAACGAAAGATTTCCGAAAAGCAAGCCGTTAGATAAAGAGTAA
- the gatC gene encoding Asp-tRNA(Asn)/Glu-tRNA(Gln) amidotransferase subunit GatC translates to MSRISVENVKHVAHLARLAITDQEAEKFQKQLDAIVTFAEQLNELDTTNVKPTTHVLDMKNIMREDVPEKGLPVEEVLKNAPDHKDNQIRVPAVLE, encoded by the coding sequence GTGTCAAGAATTTCCGTTGAAAATGTAAAGCATGTAGCGCATTTAGCACGCCTTGCAATTACAGATCAAGAAGCAGAAAAATTTCAAAAACAACTCGATGCAATTGTTACATTTGCAGAACAGTTAAATGAATTAGATACAACAAATGTAAAACCAACAACTCACGTATTAGATATGAAAAATATTATGCGTGAAGATGTACCAGAAAAAGGTTTACCAGTTGAAGAAGTATTAAAAAATGCACCGGATCACAAAGATAATCAAATCCGTGTTCCAGCAGTATTAGAATAG
- the gatA gene encoding Asp-tRNA(Asn)/Glu-tRNA(Gln) amidotransferase subunit GatA — protein MSLFDHSVSELHKKLNNKEISVTDLVEESYKRIADVEDNVKAFLTLDEENARAKAKELDAKIGAEDNGLLFGMPIGVKDNIVTNGLRTTCASKILANFDPIYDATVVQKLKAADTITIGKLNMDEFAMGSSNENSGFYATKNPWNLDYVPGGSSGGSAAAVAAGEVLFSLGSDTGGSIRQPAAYCGVVGLKPTYGRVSRFGLVAFASSLDQIGPITRTVEDNAYLLQAISGVDRMDTTSANVEVGNYLAGLTGDVKGLRIAVPKEYLGEGVGEEARESVLAALKVLEGMGATWEEVSLPHSKYALATYYLISSSEASANLSRFDGVRYGVRSDNVNNLMDLYKNTRSEGFGDEVKRRIMLGTFALSSGYYDAYYKKAQQVRTLIKNDFENVFANYDVIIGPTTPTPAFKVGEKVDDPMTMYANDILTIPVNLAGVPAISVPCGFGTNNMPLGLQIIGKHFDEATIYRVAHAFEQATDYHTKKASL, from the coding sequence ATGTCATTATTTGATCATTCTGTATCAGAATTACATAAGAAGTTAAACAACAAAGAAATTTCCGTTACGGATTTAGTAGAAGAATCGTACAAACGTATTGCGGATGTTGAAGATAACGTAAAGGCTTTTCTTACATTAGATGAAGAAAATGCACGCGCGAAAGCGAAAGAATTAGATGCAAAGATTGGTGCTGAAGATAATGGCTTACTATTCGGTATGCCAATCGGTGTGAAAGATAACATTGTAACAAATGGCCTTCGTACAACTTGTGCGAGCAAAATATTAGCAAACTTCGATCCAATTTATGATGCGACAGTTGTGCAAAAGCTAAAAGCTGCTGACACAATTACAATCGGTAAATTAAACATGGACGAGTTCGCAATGGGGTCTTCGAATGAAAACTCTGGTTTCTACGCTACAAAAAATCCATGGAATCTAGATTATGTTCCGGGTGGATCTAGTGGTGGTTCTGCGGCAGCGGTAGCGGCTGGAGAAGTATTGTTCTCTTTAGGGTCTGATACAGGTGGCTCTATCCGTCAACCAGCTGCATATTGCGGCGTTGTTGGCTTAAAACCAACTTATGGACGTGTATCTCGCTTTGGTTTAGTTGCATTTGCATCTTCTCTTGACCAAATCGGACCAATTACACGTACAGTAGAAGACAATGCATACTTATTACAAGCAATTTCAGGTGTTGACCGCATGGATACAACTTCTGCAAATGTTGAAGTTGGTAACTACTTAGCTGGTTTAACAGGTGATGTAAAAGGTTTACGCATTGCTGTACCAAAAGAATACTTAGGCGAAGGTGTTGGCGAAGAAGCTCGTGAGTCAGTACTAGCTGCGTTAAAAGTATTAGAAGGTATGGGAGCAACTTGGGAAGAAGTATCTCTTCCGCACTCTAAATATGCTTTAGCAACGTACTACTTAATTTCTTCTTCAGAGGCGTCTGCTAACCTTTCACGCTTTGATGGCGTACGCTATGGCGTTCGTTCTGACAATGTGAATAACTTGATGGACCTTTACAAAAACACGCGTAGCGAAGGCTTCGGTGATGAAGTAAAACGTCGTATTATGCTTGGTACATTTGCTCTTAGCTCTGGTTACTATGATGCATATTACAAAAAAGCACAACAAGTACGTACCTTAATTAAAAATGACTTTGAAAATGTATTTGCTAACTATGATGTTATTATTGGACCAACAACGCCAACTCCAGCATTTAAAGTAGGCGAAAAAGTAGATGATCCAATGACAATGTACGCAAACGATATTTTAACAATTCCAGTAAACTTAGCAGGTGTTCCGGCAATTTCTGTTCCATGTGGCTTCGGTACGAATAACATGCCACTTGGTTTACAAATTATCGGTAAACACTTCGATGAAGCGACAATTTACCGCGTTGCACATGCGTTTGAGCAAGCAACAGATTATCATACAAAAAAAGCAAGTCTGTAG
- the gatB gene encoding Asp-tRNA(Asn)/Glu-tRNA(Gln) amidotransferase subunit GatB, producing the protein MNLETIIGLEVHVELKTNSKIFSASPTEFGADPNTQTSVIDLGYPGVLPTLNKEAVNFAMKAAMALNCEIATETKFDRKNYFYPDNPKAYQISQYDKPIGENGWIEIEVDGKKKRIGITRLHLEEDAGKSTHTSEGSLVDYNRQGMPLIEIVSEPDMRTPEEAYAYLEKLKSIIQYTGVSDCKMEEGSLRCDANISLRPVGQEKFGTKAELKNLNSFTYVQKGLEHEQVRQEKELLSGGIIQQETRRYDEATKKTILMRVKEGSDDYRYFPEPDLVELYIDDEWKERVRASIPELPDARKVRYVEELGLPAYDAHVLTLTKEMSDFFEATIADGADAKLTSNWLMGEVLAYLNKQQKELKDVALTPAGLSKMVQLIEKGTISSKIAKKVFNELIEKGGDPEEIVKAKGLVQISDEGTLRKVVTEILDNNEQSIEDFKNGKDRAIGFLVGQIMKATKGQANPPLVNKILLEEINKR; encoded by the coding sequence ATGAATTTAGAAACAATTATCGGTTTAGAGGTTCACGTTGAGTTAAAAACGAATTCGAAAATTTTCTCTGCGAGTCCAACAGAATTCGGAGCGGATCCAAATACACAAACAAGTGTAATTGACTTAGGATATCCTGGGGTGCTTCCGACTCTAAATAAAGAAGCAGTTAACTTTGCAATGAAAGCTGCAATGGCATTAAACTGTGAAATCGCAACAGAAACAAAGTTTGACCGTAAAAACTATTTCTACCCAGATAACCCGAAAGCATACCAAATTTCTCAATATGATAAGCCAATTGGGGAAAATGGTTGGATTGAAATTGAAGTAGATGGCAAAAAGAAACGTATCGGTATTACACGTCTTCACCTAGAAGAAGATGCAGGTAAATCAACGCATACAAGTGAAGGGTCATTAGTGGATTATAACCGTCAAGGTATGCCATTAATCGAAATCGTATCTGAACCGGATATGCGTACGCCAGAAGAAGCATATGCATACTTAGAAAAATTAAAATCTATCATTCAATATACAGGCGTATCTGACTGTAAGATGGAAGAGGGTTCCCTTCGTTGTGATGCGAACATTTCCCTTCGTCCAGTAGGACAAGAGAAGTTCGGTACAAAAGCAGAGCTGAAAAACTTAAACTCGTTCACTTATGTACAAAAAGGTCTTGAGCATGAACAAGTACGCCAAGAAAAAGAATTATTATCTGGTGGCATCATTCAACAAGAAACACGTCGTTATGATGAAGCAACAAAGAAAACAATCTTAATGCGTGTAAAAGAAGGATCTGACGATTACCGTTATTTCCCAGAGCCAGACTTAGTGGAACTTTACATTGATGATGAGTGGAAAGAACGCGTTCGTGCTTCCATTCCAGAACTTCCAGATGCTCGTAAAGTACGCTATGTTGAAGAGCTTGGCTTACCAGCTTATGATGCACACGTATTAACATTAACAAAAGAGATGTCTGATTTCTTTGAAGCGACAATCGCAGATGGTGCAGACGCGAAATTAACATCAAACTGGTTAATGGGTGAAGTACTTGCATACTTAAACAAACAACAAAAAGAATTAAAAGACGTAGCATTAACGCCAGCTGGTCTATCTAAAATGGTTCAATTAATTGAAAAAGGTACAATTTCGTCTAAGATTGCGAAAAAAGTATTTAACGAATTAATTGAAAAAGGTGGAGACCCAGAAGAAATCGTGAAAGCAAAAGGCCTTGTTCAAATTTCTGACGAGGGCACACTTCGTAAAGTCGTAACTGAAATCCTTGATAATAACGAACAATCTATTGAAGACTTCAAAAACGGTAAAGACCGTGCGATTGGCTTCCTAGTTGGTCAAATTATGAAGGCAACAAAAGGACAAGCGAATCCACCACTTGTTAATAAAATCTTGTTAGAAGAAATCAATAAACGATAA
- a CDS encoding diacylglycerol kinase — MMKRARIIYNPTSGRELFKKSLPEVLQKLEQAGYETSCHATTGSGDATVAARQAADRKFDVVIAAGGDGTLNEVVNGLVGHEHRPKFGIIPVGTTNDFARAIGVPRSIEEAADIICEGKTVPLDLGRANDTYFINIAGGGRITELTYEVPSKLKTVLGQLAYYLKGIEMLPSLHPTYVEIEYDGKLLQEEITMFLITNTRSVGGFEKVAPYASINDGLFDLLVLKKGSIADLIKAATQAQRGEHINNPKVLYTQANRIKVHSPDKLMINLDGEYGGDAPMEFENIYHCLELFVPEHKEDVL, encoded by the coding sequence ATGATGAAGCGAGCGAGAATAATTTATAATCCTACTTCTGGTCGTGAGTTATTTAAGAAGAGCTTACCAGAGGTATTACAAAAATTAGAACAAGCTGGATATGAAACATCTTGTCATGCAACAACTGGTTCTGGAGATGCGACTGTGGCGGCGAGGCAAGCTGCGGATCGTAAATTCGATGTTGTTATCGCAGCAGGTGGTGACGGGACGTTAAATGAAGTAGTAAATGGTTTAGTAGGGCATGAACATCGTCCGAAATTCGGTATCATTCCAGTTGGAACGACAAATGATTTTGCGCGTGCAATTGGTGTACCACGTTCTATTGAAGAAGCGGCGGACATTATTTGCGAAGGTAAGACTGTTCCGTTAGACCTAGGCAGAGCGAACGATACATATTTTATTAACATTGCTGGCGGTGGCCGCATTACAGAATTAACATATGAAGTACCAAGCAAGTTGAAAACCGTTTTGGGACAACTTGCCTATTATTTAAAAGGTATCGAAATGTTGCCATCACTACATCCAACATATGTTGAAATCGAGTATGATGGAAAGCTACTACAAGAAGAGATTACGATGTTTTTAATTACGAATACACGCTCTGTTGGTGGTTTTGAAAAGGTTGCACCATATGCATCTATTAACGATGGTTTATTTGATTTATTAGTGCTGAAGAAGGGGTCTATTGCTGATTTAATTAAAGCAGCAACACAAGCGCAGCGCGGTGAGCATATTAATAATCCAAAGGTTTTATATACGCAGGCGAACCGTATTAAGGTTCATTCACCGGATAAATTAATGATTAATTTAGATGGTGAATATGGCGGAGATGCGCCGATGGAATTTGAAAATATATATCATTGTCTTGAACTATTTGTTCCTGAACATAAAGAGGATGTCCTATAA
- a CDS encoding HAD family hydrolase, translating into MKKIKAILFDKDGTLMDFHSIWIKVAEELVAKLIELHQLPQSLQLTILEEIGVEGASVHPRSVLAAGTSLDIAKICCKYIPSVKEGDMHQWISGNLFTLMYEHRSHMRMTADLQKVLQILKEKGFILGVVTADDFAPTELFLKQCQLEVFFDYIIASDTFPAQKPDKQIVESFCEKFGLDPGELVVVGDTPTDLHLAKNSGACYAIGVLSGTGDRQTLAPLADIILDSVGNFISDSGELIWEREKSNL; encoded by the coding sequence ATGAAGAAGATAAAGGCAATACTCTTTGATAAAGATGGAACATTAATGGATTTTCATTCGATTTGGATTAAGGTTGCTGAAGAACTTGTAGCTAAACTTATAGAACTACATCAATTACCTCAATCATTACAGTTAACGATTTTAGAAGAAATTGGTGTTGAAGGGGCGTCCGTTCATCCACGTAGTGTATTAGCAGCAGGAACAAGCCTTGATATAGCGAAAATTTGTTGTAAGTATATACCGTCTGTTAAAGAGGGGGATATGCATCAATGGATAAGTGGAAACCTATTTACTCTTATGTACGAACATCGTTCACATATGAGAATGACAGCAGACTTACAAAAGGTTTTACAAATATTGAAAGAAAAAGGGTTTATTTTAGGTGTTGTGACTGCTGATGATTTTGCACCAACAGAACTCTTTTTAAAGCAGTGTCAATTAGAAGTGTTTTTTGACTATATTATAGCTTCAGATACATTTCCGGCTCAAAAACCAGATAAACAAATTGTAGAATCATTTTGTGAAAAATTCGGGTTAGATCCGGGGGAGCTAGTAGTTGTTGGGGATACACCAACAGATTTACATTTAGCGAAAAATAGCGGGGCTTGCTATGCAATTGGAGTTCTTTCTGGGACGGGTGATCGTCAAACATTAGCACCACTTGCAGACATTATATTAGATTCTGTCGGTAATTTCATTTCTGATTCTGGAGAACTTATTTGGGAACGAGAAAAGTCTAATCTATAA
- the gabT gene encoding 4-aminobutyrate--2-oxoglutarate transaminase, which produces MNKKFAKVNEQIPGPKAASLLERRQNIVPRGVSNGIATFVQSANGALVTDVDGNQFIDFAGAIGTINVGHCHPAVKEALHKQVDQYIHTGFNVMMYEPYIELAEKLAALAPGNFEKQVLFLNSGAEAVENAVKIARKYTKRTGIMAFTKGFHGRTLMTMTMTSKVKPYKFGFGPFAPEVYKAPFPYEYRRPEGLTEEQYDSFIIEEFKNFLISEVAPESIAAVVMEPVQGEGGFIVPSKKFVQEVRRLCSEHGILFVADEIQTGFSRTGKYFAIDHYDVIPDLITVSKSLGAGVPISGVIGRKEIMNESAPGELGGTYAGSPLGCAAALAVLDIIEQEKLNKRALHVGKVVMDRFEEMKKKYNCIGDVRGLGAMCAFELVKDRTTKEADKALTASLCAEANKRGLLLLSAGTYGNVVRVLMPLVITDEQLEEGLTIIEDSLQACYEQADIARV; this is translated from the coding sequence ATGAATAAAAAATTCGCTAAAGTAAATGAACAAATTCCAGGACCAAAAGCAGCTTCTTTATTAGAACGCCGTCAAAATATCGTACCAAGGGGCGTGAGCAATGGGATTGCAACATTCGTACAGTCAGCCAATGGTGCGCTTGTAACAGATGTAGATGGAAATCAATTTATCGATTTTGCAGGGGCAATTGGGACAATCAACGTAGGGCATTGTCATCCTGCTGTGAAAGAGGCACTTCATAAACAAGTAGACCAATATATTCATACGGGCTTTAATGTAATGATGTATGAGCCGTATATTGAATTAGCGGAGAAGCTTGCTGCATTAGCTCCTGGAAACTTTGAGAAACAAGTATTGTTTTTAAATAGTGGTGCTGAAGCGGTTGAAAATGCTGTGAAAATTGCTCGTAAATATACGAAAAGAACTGGCATTATGGCGTTTACAAAAGGATTTCACGGTCGTACATTGATGACAATGACGATGACAAGTAAAGTAAAACCTTATAAATTCGGGTTTGGCCCATTTGCACCGGAAGTATATAAAGCACCATTCCCATATGAATACCGTCGTCCAGAAGGTTTAACAGAAGAACAATATGATAGCTTTATCATTGAAGAATTTAAGAATTTCTTAATTTCAGAGGTTGCCCCAGAAAGCATAGCTGCTGTTGTAATGGAGCCTGTTCAAGGTGAAGGTGGTTTTATCGTTCCAAGTAAGAAGTTTGTGCAAGAAGTACGTCGTCTTTGTTCTGAACACGGTATTTTATTTGTAGCGGATGAAATTCAAACAGGCTTTAGCCGTACAGGAAAATATTTTGCAATTGATCACTATGATGTCATTCCAGATCTAATTACTGTTTCGAAATCATTAGGGGCAGGAGTACCAATTAGTGGGGTTATTGGGCGAAAAGAAATTATGAATGAATCAGCACCGGGTGAACTTGGTGGAACATACGCTGGAAGTCCATTAGGATGCGCTGCAGCATTAGCTGTTTTGGATATTATAGAGCAGGAAAAATTAAATAAGCGAGCTCTACATGTAGGGAAAGTTGTGATGGATCGATTTGAGGAAATGAAGAAAAAGTATAACTGTATTGGTGACGTGCGTGGTTTAGGAGCGATGTGTGCGTTCGAGCTTGTTAAAGACCGTACAACGAAAGAGGCGGATAAAGCCTTAACAGCAAGTTTATGTGCTGAAGCAAATAAACGCGGACTACTCTTATTATCTGCTGGAACGTATGGAAATGTAGTTCGAGTATTAATGCCACTTGTCATTACGGATGAACAACTAGAAGAAGGGCTTACAATTATTGAAGATTCCTTGCAAGCTTGTTATGAGCAAGCAGATATTGCTCGTGTGTAA
- a CDS encoding sigma-54-dependent Fis family transcriptional regulator, with protein sequence MVAEKERVFMDLKDVFEYAFDEIFVTDEGGTVVRVNSTCERHYQLSAEELVGKHVKELQKEGIFYPSATLEVIEKKKPIELVQTTKSGEYLHVRTRPVFDEQGNLRRVISYSRDLTELYQLRKKVEEMDNQLKTYKKELRETYEHEGLIFKSVAMQKIVATIKKVSMVDSTVLILGETGVGKSRLVRHLHEVSHRKNKMFYEINCAALPTNLIESELFGYSGGSFTGANREGKKGILELAHKGTIFLDEIGEMPLEIQAKLLQVLQEKTFRPVGGRELKKVDVRIVAATNRDLAEMVKQGTFRKDLYYRLNVIPIQIPPLRERTEDILPLVYHYLQHFNEKYGRDVKLAPSTLQMFVGYPWEGNNREIENVIERIVITADDIVMIEDLPISMQESTVEQSGQSLYKMLEEVERNIILKVYKTHGSSYKVAEYLKISQSAATRKIKKFIGEEIM encoded by the coding sequence ATGGTTGCAGAAAAGGAACGAGTATTTATGGATTTAAAAGATGTGTTTGAATATGCATTTGATGAGATTTTTGTTACGGATGAGGGAGGGACTGTTGTCCGTGTAAATAGCACATGCGAAAGGCACTATCAATTATCTGCTGAGGAACTCGTAGGTAAGCATGTAAAAGAACTACAAAAAGAAGGGATTTTTTATCCATCTGCAACATTGGAGGTAATTGAGAAGAAGAAACCGATTGAACTTGTTCAGACAACAAAATCAGGAGAGTATTTACACGTCCGTACGAGACCTGTGTTTGATGAACAAGGGAATTTACGAAGAGTGATTAGTTATTCTCGCGATCTCACGGAACTCTATCAATTACGAAAAAAGGTAGAGGAGATGGATAATCAATTAAAGACATATAAAAAAGAGTTAAGAGAAACGTATGAACATGAAGGACTTATTTTTAAAAGTGTAGCTATGCAAAAAATAGTTGCAACAATCAAAAAAGTATCCATGGTAGATAGTACGGTTCTTATTTTAGGTGAGACTGGAGTAGGGAAAAGTAGATTAGTACGTCATTTACATGAAGTAAGTCATCGAAAAAATAAAATGTTCTACGAAATTAACTGCGCGGCATTACCAACAAATTTAATTGAATCGGAGCTGTTTGGCTACTCAGGAGGTTCCTTTACAGGCGCAAATCGCGAAGGGAAAAAAGGGATTCTGGAGTTAGCTCATAAAGGGACCATTTTCTTAGATGAGATTGGTGAAATGCCGCTTGAAATCCAGGCGAAATTGCTGCAAGTACTACAAGAAAAAACATTCCGTCCAGTAGGAGGTAGAGAACTAAAAAAAGTAGATGTTCGAATTGTGGCAGCAACGAATAGGGATTTAGCTGAGATGGTAAAGCAAGGGACATTTCGGAAAGATTTATATTATCGTCTCAATGTCATACCGATTCAAATTCCACCGCTGCGCGAGAGAACGGAAGATATTTTACCGTTAGTTTATCATTACCTACAACATTTTAATGAAAAGTATGGACGTGATGTAAAGTTAGCACCTAGCACATTACAAATGTTTGTAGGGTATCCTTGGGAAGGAAATAATAGAGAAATAGAAAACGTAATTGAAAGGATTGTTATTACTGCTGATGACATTGTCATGATAGAAGACTTACCGATATCTATGCAGGAATCTACAGTTGAGCAATCCGGTCAAAGTCTCTATAAAATGCTGGAAGAAGTAGAACGAAATATTATTCTTAAAGTGTATAAAACACATGGATCAAGTTATAAAGTCGCAGAATACCTGAAAATAAGTCAATCTGCAGCTACTAGGAAAATTAAGAAGTTTATAGGGGAAGAAATTATGTAA
- a CDS encoding NAD-dependent succinate-semialdehyde dehydrogenase has product MDKKATYVNLDQKAMYINGEWIQLQEQIEINNPATQEVFATVPKGGITEAKQAVDAAHEAFKSWSKLTAADRAQKLKKWFTLIDENKEEIAAIMTKEQGKPFTEALGEVNYANSFVEWYAEEGKRVYGEMIPASHPNKRILVTKQPVGVIAAITPWNFPAAMITRKVAPALAAGCTAVVKPASQTPLTALKLAELAHEADIPKGVLNIVTGSAKAIADTWMEDGRVRKVSFTGSTEIGKELMCGAAKTMKKVSLELGGHAPFIVMNDADLDKAVEAVIGSKFRNAGQTCICTNRVFVQEAVYGEFAAKFQKAVGQLKVGDGFGEGTTVGPLIDANAVEKVQEHIEDAVKKGGEILYGGQALAELNGYFIEPTVIGDANDTMLCMNEETFGPVAPVAKFETVEEVIERANNTPYGLAAYVFTKDISQAFQISEALEYGIIGLNDGLPSVAQAPFGGFKESGIGREGGHFGIEEYLEIKYISLGL; this is encoded by the coding sequence TTGGATAAGAAAGCGACATATGTAAATTTAGATCAAAAAGCGATGTATATAAACGGAGAATGGATTCAATTGCAAGAGCAAATTGAGATTAATAATCCAGCGACGCAGGAAGTATTTGCAACTGTTCCAAAAGGCGGGATCACTGAGGCAAAGCAAGCTGTAGATGCTGCACACGAAGCTTTTAAATCTTGGTCAAAATTAACGGCAGCTGACCGCGCGCAAAAACTAAAGAAGTGGTTTACATTAATTGATGAAAACAAAGAAGAAATTGCAGCGATTATGACGAAAGAACAAGGAAAGCCGTTTACAGAAGCGCTTGGGGAAGTGAACTATGCAAATAGTTTTGTAGAATGGTATGCGGAAGAAGGAAAGCGAGTATACGGCGAAATGATTCCGGCTTCTCATCCTAATAAACGTATTTTAGTAACGAAGCAACCTGTTGGCGTTATTGCAGCGATTACACCGTGGAATTTTCCAGCTGCAATGATTACAAGAAAAGTAGCACCAGCACTTGCAGCAGGTTGTACAGCAGTTGTAAAACCTGCCAGTCAAACACCATTAACAGCATTAAAGTTAGCTGAATTAGCACATGAAGCTGATATTCCCAAAGGTGTTTTAAATATTGTCACAGGTAGTGCGAAGGCAATTGCTGATACTTGGATGGAAGATGGACGCGTAAGAAAGGTTTCGTTTACAGGATCAACTGAAATCGGGAAAGAATTAATGTGTGGCGCTGCAAAAACGATGAAGAAAGTTTCACTTGAGCTAGGCGGCCATGCCCCATTTATCGTAATGAACGATGCCGATTTAGATAAAGCAGTAGAAGCAGTAATTGGTTCGAAATTCCGTAATGCTGGACAAACATGTATATGTACAAATCGCGTATTTGTACAAGAAGCAGTGTATGGAGAATTCGCGGCGAAATTCCAAAAGGCAGTAGGACAGCTTAAAGTAGGTGATGGATTTGGAGAAGGTACGACTGTAGGACCACTTATCGATGCGAATGCTGTAGAAAAAGTACAGGAGCATATTGAAGATGCAGTTAAAAAGGGCGGTGAAATTCTGTATGGAGGTCAAGCACTTGCAGAATTAAATGGTTACTTCATTGAGCCAACTGTCATTGGAGACGCTAACGACACAATGTTATGTATGAATGAAGAAACATTTGGTCCAGTTGCACCAGTTGCGAAATTTGAAACGGTAGAAGAAGTTATTGAGCGTGCGAATAATACACCATATGGTTTAGCAGCTTATGTATTTACAAAAGACATTAGCCAAGCGTTTCAAATTAGTGAAGCACTAGAATATGGAATTATTGGGTTAAACGATGGCCTTCCATCCGTTGCTCAAGCTCCATTTGGTGGATTTAAGGAAAGTGGGATTGGGCGTGAAGGCGGTCATTTTGGAATCGAAGAGTATTTAGAAATTAAATATATTTCGTTAGGATTGTAA